One genomic region from Amycolatopsis sp. FBCC-B4732 encodes:
- a CDS encoding TetR/AcrR family transcriptional regulator, producing MVTKTPVSPAAETRERILKAAAELLVAEGRDGLSTRAVSAAAGVQPPALYRLFGDKDGLLDAVAAYGFDEYLTSKRALGSTGDPVEDLRRGWDLHQEFGLSRPEFYVLMYGDARPGRTSPAAREAEGMLREIIERVAAAGRLRVSVDRAARLVHATGMGVVLSLIATPEADRDRELSATARETVLSRILTDTAEPASSGLPERAIALRAGLGGTTTLTDAERVLLAEWLDRIADA from the coding sequence ATGGTGACGAAGACTCCGGTCAGCCCGGCGGCGGAGACCCGCGAGCGAATCCTCAAGGCGGCGGCCGAGCTGCTGGTGGCGGAGGGCCGCGACGGGCTCTCGACCCGTGCGGTCAGCGCGGCCGCCGGTGTCCAGCCACCCGCGCTGTACCGGCTCTTCGGCGACAAGGACGGCCTGCTCGACGCGGTCGCCGCGTACGGGTTCGACGAGTACCTGACCAGCAAGCGCGCGCTGGGCTCGACCGGCGACCCGGTCGAGGACCTGCGGCGCGGCTGGGACCTGCACCAGGAGTTCGGGCTGTCCCGCCCGGAGTTCTACGTGCTCATGTACGGCGACGCCCGCCCGGGCCGCACGTCCCCCGCCGCGCGCGAAGCCGAAGGGATGCTGCGCGAGATCATCGAACGGGTCGCGGCGGCGGGCCGGCTGCGGGTGAGCGTCGACCGCGCGGCCCGGCTCGTGCACGCGACCGGCATGGGAGTCGTGCTCTCGCTGATCGCGACCCCGGAGGCGGACCGCGACCGCGAGCTTTCGGCGACGGCGCGGGAAACGGTGCTGAGCCGCATCCTCACCGACACCGCGGAACCGGCGTCGTCCGGCCTGCCCGAACGGGCGATCGCCCTGCGCGCCGGGCTCGGCGGCACCACCACGCTCACCGACGCCGAGCGGGTGCTGCTCGCCGAGTGGCTGGACCGCATCGCCGACGCCTGA